Part of the Maridesulfovibrio sp. genome, AGTTAAATGGACATCCAACAACGACAAACTCAGCAAAGCCCTTGTCGGGCAATACAGATATTGGGGAATGCATGGGACTGGCTCAGGCCACGGAGGGACTTCTCCCATCAACAATGGGCAACCATTTTAGACTCCATCGCCCCGGCAATTACATGCCGGGGCTTTCTTCGTTATGCAACAATTCCTTCTTTTCATTATTTTCCCTTTCCTCTTGTCCAGCGGGAAAAATTAAACTACTTAATGGGTGGTTTATTTGTTATTAATTAATGATTGGTCAGTTGGATTCAAAATCCACGGCCTTCAATATATTTCCCTGCAAAACAGTTTAACCTTAATTACTATCGTGAACTTATTTAGAACCTTATTTTTTTACCTTGTTTTTTTTCCGGCCACTATTTTCTTTTCCATCGTGGCAATCATTGGACGCTCCCAGAAATCCAGCCACTGGTGTGAGCGGAACTGGGGCAAACTGGTTGTATGGCTCTGCGCCAGCACGAACCGGGTAGACCTGAGCGCCCTCGACGAAAATCAAACTTACGTTTTCATGGTAAACCACCAGAGTTTTTACGACATTCCCCTGCTCTTCAAATTCCTTGCACCTTGGCAATTCAAATTTGTTGCTAAAAAACAACTTTTCGATTTTCCGGTCTTTGGCCATGCCATGACCGCAGGGGGACACATCTCCATTGACCGCGAAAACCGCAGACAGGGAATGCGTGATATTCAGAACGCTATTGATACTGCCAACAGCGGTCTTTCTCCTCTGATCTTCCCCGAAGGGACCCGTAACCCCGCCCCTGAAAAAGACGGCCTTATGGAATTTAAAA contains:
- a CDS encoding lysophospholipid acyltransferase family protein, encoding MNLFRTLFFYLVFFPATIFFSIVAIIGRSQKSSHWCERNWGKLVVWLCASTNRVDLSALDENQTYVFMVNHQSFYDIPLLFKFLAPWQFKFVAKKQLFDFPVFGHAMTAGGHISIDRENRRQGMRDIQNAIDTANSGLSPLIFPEGTRNPAPEKDGLMEFKTGGMVLALKCQKPIAPVVMYGINKVCKKHSLWMNPFQEIKIKALPPIDISEYKVRDRVKLKEQLEAVMGAAYAELKDE